In Planctomicrobium piriforme, a single genomic region encodes these proteins:
- a CDS encoding triphosphoribosyl-dephospho-CoA synthase, protein MPCDTISLATDTLADQVRTACILECAARKPGNVHPQAAFHDVTFHDFVRSAEVIAPVIAQASTIGVGRSILLAVQATRQAVGTNTNLGMILLLAPLAAVPVGVKCESGIQDVLRSLNERDATDVYAAIRETQPGGLGEVNEHDVSQAPQLSLIEAMTLAAERDLVARQYANGFQDVLTWGRQTFLQWIERLSSDSPLPCTQGRGARGEGPNCHSTSQRLSQPGESQFALKSVSKRMQDWETAVIGTQLDIMAREPDSLIARKCGQDDAKQSQQLAKEVLNAGWPSQPGQELIVRFDNWLRANGHRRNPGTTADLIAAILFAVIRDHLWTPPKIVPDAPSVRDNESHSTLDSPMNRTFSVDVTKDHLVFSAGHFITIGNFCERLHGHNFRLAAQVEGTLDANGYVFDFIALRDELQRVCDQLDHRMLLPLQHPEIIVDMQEREIEVRYTDRRWVFPREECILLPIKQTTVELIAEWIGTEALKRFDTSNLTSLTIKVEENFGQWANCRFEISQNEGL, encoded by the coding sequence ATGCCGTGCGACACGATTTCACTGGCAACCGACACGCTCGCCGATCAGGTGCGGACCGCGTGCATTCTCGAATGTGCCGCCAGGAAGCCGGGAAATGTGCATCCGCAGGCTGCTTTTCACGATGTGACGTTCCACGATTTCGTCCGTTCCGCCGAGGTGATCGCGCCGGTGATCGCACAGGCCAGCACCATCGGAGTGGGACGCAGCATCCTGCTCGCAGTTCAGGCCACGCGGCAAGCAGTGGGAACGAACACCAATCTCGGCATGATCCTGCTCCTCGCCCCACTCGCGGCAGTGCCAGTTGGCGTCAAATGCGAATCAGGCATTCAGGACGTACTGCGCTCATTGAATGAACGAGACGCGACCGACGTATATGCCGCGATTCGCGAAACGCAGCCTGGCGGCCTCGGCGAGGTGAACGAGCATGATGTCTCACAGGCTCCGCAGCTCTCACTGATCGAAGCCATGACCCTCGCCGCGGAACGGGATCTGGTTGCCAGGCAATACGCCAACGGCTTTCAAGACGTCCTGACCTGGGGCCGACAGACGTTTCTCCAGTGGATTGAGAGACTGTCGTCCGACTCCCCTCTCCCCTGTACTCAGGGGAGAGGGGCTAGGGGTGAGGGGCCGAATTGTCATTCGACAAGCCAACGTCTCAGTCAGCCCGGTGAGTCCCAATTCGCTTTGAAGTCAGTTTCTAAGAGGATGCAAGACTGGGAAACCGCCGTCATCGGCACGCAACTCGATATCATGGCCCGTGAACCTGATTCGCTGATCGCACGCAAATGCGGACAGGACGACGCCAAGCAGTCGCAGCAACTGGCAAAAGAGGTTCTCAACGCCGGCTGGCCCAGTCAGCCCGGTCAAGAACTGATCGTTCGATTCGACAATTGGCTTCGGGCCAACGGCCACCGCCGCAACCCCGGCACCACCGCCGACCTGATCGCCGCCATTCTGTTTGCCGTCATCCGCGATCACCTATGGACGCCACCCAAGATTGTCCCGGACGCTCCCAGCGTCCGGGACAATGAATCGCACTCGACACTGGACTCTCCCATGAATCGCACCTTCTCCGTCGACGTCACCAAAGACCATCTCGTCTTCTCGGCCGGCCACTTCATCACGATTGGCAACTTCTGCGAACGCCTGCACGGGCACAACTTCCGCCTCGCCGCACAGGTGGAAGGGACGCTCGACGCCAACGGCTATGTCTTCGACTTCATCGCCCTCCGCGACGAACTGCAACGAGTCTGCGACCAACTCGACCACCGCATGCTGCTCCCGCTGCAGCACCCGGAGATCATCGTCGACATGCAGGAGCGAGAAATCGAAGTCCGCTACACCGACCGCCGCTGGGTCTTCCCCCGCGAAGAATGCATTCTGCTGCCGATCAAGCAGACCACGGTCGAACTGATCGCCGAATGGATCGGCACCGAAGCCCTGAAACGCTTCGACACGAGCAACCTGACGTCACTGACGATTAAGGTTGAAGAG
- a CDS encoding ATP-binding protein: protein MAGKKLTVVISQGQSKNPAQRKLEEELAMRLMVGSDAEVSLVPHLYDMAADHTGLLFLRSIPGDVVVLSWLYPRAARWVLDRQGFRGREGFTLLKEENEEDEELEDAAPAIDAVPAGDIPNRFIYCIDLRLHAQPEPYLEEIHRIAESSSQNLVELTSWIGGQPQADQLKRYLAPQPSNELVSLPSPQDEAPPKRRWYPVIDYSRCTNCMECIDFCLFGVYGVDTLDRILVEAQDNCKKGCPACSRVCPENAIIFPQHKTPAIAGADGEIAGLKIDLSLLFGGTGKNALELAVAERDTELVRDGRDAVGMAIGIPKRQTGRSDKPRDDLDALMDDLDALSL from the coding sequence ATGGCTGGCAAAAAACTCACCGTGGTCATCTCTCAGGGTCAAAGCAAGAACCCTGCGCAGCGCAAGCTCGAGGAAGAGTTGGCGATGCGGTTGATGGTCGGGAGCGATGCCGAAGTCTCGCTGGTGCCGCACCTGTACGACATGGCAGCCGATCACACCGGACTGCTGTTCCTGCGATCGATTCCCGGCGACGTCGTTGTCCTCTCCTGGCTCTATCCCCGGGCAGCACGCTGGGTACTCGACCGGCAAGGGTTTCGGGGACGCGAAGGCTTCACGCTGCTGAAGGAAGAGAACGAAGAAGACGAGGAACTCGAAGACGCCGCGCCGGCCATCGATGCGGTTCCGGCAGGGGACATTCCAAACCGGTTCATCTACTGCATCGACCTGCGACTGCACGCGCAGCCGGAACCGTACCTGGAAGAGATTCACCGCATCGCGGAATCGAGTTCGCAAAATCTCGTCGAACTGACATCGTGGATCGGCGGGCAGCCGCAGGCGGATCAGCTCAAACGATACCTCGCGCCGCAGCCCAGTAACGAGCTCGTGTCGCTCCCCTCTCCGCAGGACGAAGCGCCGCCGAAGCGACGGTGGTATCCGGTTATCGATTACAGCCGTTGCACGAACTGCATGGAGTGTATCGATTTCTGTTTGTTCGGCGTGTACGGCGTCGACACGCTCGACCGGATTCTGGTCGAGGCGCAGGACAACTGCAAAAAAGGGTGCCCGGCCTGCAGCCGCGTCTGCCCTGAGAACGCGATCATCTTCCCGCAGCACAAGACGCCGGCCATTGCGGGCGCGGACGGTGAAATCGCAGGTCTGAAGATTGACCTTTCGTTGCTGTTCGGCGGGACAGGCAAGAATGCCCTGGAGTTGGCAGTGGCGGAACGGGATACCGAACTGGTTCGCGACGGCCGTGACGCGGTCGGAATGGCCATCGGGATCCCAAAACGCCAAACCGGCCGCTCGGACAAACCTCGCGACGACCTCGATGCACTGATGGACGACCTGGACGCGCTGAGCCTTTAA
- a CDS encoding glycine cleavage system protein H — translation MAERSPADDALVFMMGEYPARVPRDRMYAKNHHWVQEGPGGFRVGLTAFSVRLLQDVFFLDWTIDPHTPVKLKQEIGQVESSKAVSSLYPPADGRLLDFNSVLLDDPSTINTDGYGLGWLYNFETDALFMSPEEYVQYLGTKWDETQRMIKGQINEG, via the coding sequence ATGGCTGAGCGATCCCCTGCCGACGACGCGCTGGTATTCATGATGGGCGAATATCCCGCCCGGGTGCCGCGCGACCGGATGTATGCCAAAAACCATCACTGGGTGCAGGAAGGACCAGGCGGCTTTCGCGTGGGCCTGACTGCGTTCTCCGTGCGGCTACTGCAGGACGTCTTCTTTCTCGACTGGACAATCGACCCGCACACGCCGGTGAAGCTGAAGCAGGAAATCGGTCAGGTCGAAAGCTCGAAAGCAGTTTCGAGTCTCTATCCACCTGCTGATGGCCGGCTGCTCGACTTCAATAGCGTGCTGCTCGACGACCCGAGCACCATCAACACCGACGGCTACGGGCTGGGCTGGCTCTACAATTTCGAAACCGACGCGCTGTTCATGTCGCCGGAAGAATATGTGCAATACCTGGGCACGAAGTGGGATGAAACCCAGCGAATGATCAAAGGCCAGATCAACGAAGGTTGA
- a CDS encoding 3-hydroxyacyl-ACP dehydratase FabZ family protein has product MRWFWIDRFIEFESGKQAKAVKNVSLAEEHLHDHFPGFPVMPCSLIMEGMAQTGGILLGETHQFKHLVFLAKVPKFVSHRPARPGDQLIYTATLLEARDEGGMVNVTAHCGEELVAESEIVFAHLSEAEAGIPAGVNQKNVVEVGLAGILADAGIKK; this is encoded by the coding sequence ATGCGGTGGTTCTGGATCGATCGCTTTATCGAATTCGAAAGCGGCAAGCAGGCAAAGGCGGTGAAGAATGTTTCGCTGGCCGAAGAGCATCTGCACGATCACTTCCCCGGCTTCCCGGTGATGCCCTGTTCCCTGATCATGGAGGGGATGGCCCAGACCGGCGGCATCCTGCTGGGAGAAACGCACCAGTTCAAGCATCTGGTGTTTCTCGCCAAGGTGCCCAAGTTCGTCTCGCACCGGCCGGCGCGGCCGGGGGACCAGTTGATCTACACCGCCACGCTGCTGGAAGCCCGGGATGAAGGGGGCATGGTGAACGTCACCGCGCATTGCGGCGAAGAGCTGGTCGCCGAGTCCGAGATTGTCTTCGCCCACCTGAGCGAAGCCGAAGCAGGCATCCCGGCAGGCGTGAACCAGAAAAACGTAGTCGAAGTGGGGCTGGCTGGCATTCTCGCGGATGCGGGAATCAAGAAATAG
- a CDS encoding acyl carrier protein translates to MPSQAEIFDTVREVLVDALGVDDDEVTPEATLIGDLGAESIDFLDIVFRLEKAFDIKIPRGELFPENLTAADSGYIADGKVTETGLKELRTRMPHADVSKLAANPKVENIPDLFTVDMICKFVASKLK, encoded by the coding sequence ATGCCGAGTCAAGCAGAGATCTTCGATACCGTCCGGGAAGTGCTCGTCGACGCACTGGGTGTTGATGATGATGAAGTCACTCCCGAAGCCACGCTGATTGGTGATCTCGGCGCGGAATCCATCGACTTTCTGGATATCGTCTTCCGCCTCGAAAAGGCGTTCGACATCAAGATTCCCCGCGGCGAACTGTTCCCCGAAAACCTGACCGCCGCCGACTCAGGCTACATCGCCGACGGCAAGGTCACGGAAACCGGCCTGAAAGAACTCCGCACCCGGATGCCGCACGCTGACGTCAGCAAACTGGCGGCGAATCCCAAGGTCGAAAACATTCCGGATCTGTTCACCGTGGACATGATCTGCAAGTTCGTGGCCAGCAAGCTGAAGTAA
- the fabG gene encoding 3-oxoacyl-[acyl-carrier-protein] reductase, translating into MSLNGRIALVTGGSRGIGKSVVETLAARGAKVAFVYKSSKESADKLVAELAAKGYETIGFQGDVANKAESDKIIAEVIQKWGRLDILVNNAGIIRDGLLAIMEEDAWQSVINTNLGSVYNFCQGAMRQMMSQRYGRIINMSSVAAEFGNQGQVNYAASKGGIQGLTRCLATEIGRRNITVNAVAPGFIETDMTEAVRNAAEGDIKKQIPLKRLGKPEDIANAVAFLASDEASYITGHVLVVDGGLTLGGF; encoded by the coding sequence ATGAGTTTGAACGGACGAATTGCACTGGTCACCGGCGGGAGCCGTGGGATTGGCAAGAGCGTGGTGGAGACCCTGGCGGCCCGTGGCGCGAAAGTGGCGTTCGTCTACAAGTCGAGCAAGGAATCGGCCGACAAACTGGTCGCCGAACTGGCTGCAAAGGGCTACGAAACCATCGGTTTCCAGGGGGACGTCGCCAACAAGGCCGAGTCCGACAAAATCATCGCCGAAGTGATCCAGAAGTGGGGCCGGCTCGACATTCTGGTCAACAATGCCGGGATCATCCGCGACGGCCTGCTGGCGATCATGGAAGAAGATGCCTGGCAGTCGGTCATCAACACCAACCTGGGGAGCGTGTACAACTTCTGCCAGGGAGCGATGCGGCAGATGATGTCTCAGCGCTACGGTCGCATCATCAATATGTCGAGCGTGGCCGCCGAATTCGGCAACCAGGGGCAAGTGAACTACGCTGCCAGCAAGGGGGGCATCCAGGGTCTCACCCGCTGCCTGGCGACGGAAATCGGCCGACGGAACATCACCGTCAACGCGGTCGCCCCAGGCTTCATCGAAACCGACATGACCGAAGCGGTCCGGAACGCGGCGGAAGGGGACATCAAGAAGCAGATCCCCCTGAAGCGCCTCGGCAAGCCGGAAGACATCGCCAACGCGGTCGCCTTCCTGGCGAGCGATGAAGCGTCGTACATCACCGGCCATGTGCTGGTCGTCGACGGCGGACTGACGCTGGGCGGCTTCTGA
- a CDS encoding 3-hydroxyacyl-ACP dehydratase FabZ family protein, translated as MRFTLIDQITELKPGESIHAIKTLSLAEEYLQDHFPGFPIMPGVLMVEAMVQTCAWLMRASENFQYSTVLLKEARAVKFNSFVSPGKTLSLTASVHKKEGRFWTFKASGNIGETNAVSARLILEQFNVVDAHPALTSADETQLRSLKELYAVLYPKAAAIVEG; from the coding sequence ATGCGTTTCACACTGATCGATCAAATTACGGAACTCAAGCCGGGCGAGTCGATCCACGCGATCAAAACGCTGTCCTTGGCGGAAGAATACCTGCAGGACCACTTTCCCGGGTTCCCCATTATGCCCGGCGTGCTGATGGTCGAGGCGATGGTCCAGACCTGCGCCTGGCTGATGCGGGCGAGCGAGAATTTTCAGTACAGCACTGTGCTGCTGAAGGAAGCCCGGGCGGTGAAGTTCAACAGCTTCGTCTCCCCTGGCAAGACACTGTCGCTGACAGCGTCGGTGCATAAAAAAGAGGGCCGTTTCTGGACCTTCAAGGCGTCCGGGAATATCGGCGAAACGAATGCCGTGAGTGCCCGCCTGATACTGGAACAGTTCAACGTGGTCGACGCCCATCCCGCGTTGACCTCGGCGGACGAGACCCAGTTGCGGAGCCTGAAAGAACTCTACGCCGTGCTGTATCCGAAGGCGGCGGCTATCGTTGAAGGTTGA
- a CDS encoding TIM barrel protein, whose product MEQFNLSRRHFLGASLLGAAAGILGGRSLLASEARPLYKISLAEWSLNRALFGKSDRKLDHLDFAKTAKDEFGIEAVEYVNQFFFDKAKDTDYLGEMKKRAADNGVRSVLIMVDREGNLGDPDDAKRTQAIENHKKWVEAAAFLGCHSVRVNAASAGTWDEQVQLAADGLSRLTQFAEEHNLYVIVENHGGLSSNGKWLSEVMRRVDHPHCGTLPDFGNFRIKEGEMYDRYEGVAELMPFAKAVSAKAHDFDEQGNETHTDYLRMMKIVLDNDYHGFVGIEYEGKQLDEFEGIRKTKALLERVRDELAKQNA is encoded by the coding sequence ATGGAACAGTTCAACCTGAGTCGGCGTCATTTTCTCGGGGCCAGCCTGCTGGGCGCCGCCGCTGGAATTCTGGGCGGTCGCAGCCTGCTCGCCTCCGAAGCCAGGCCGCTGTACAAGATCTCTCTGGCCGAATGGTCGCTGAACCGCGCCCTGTTCGGAAAATCCGACCGCAAGCTCGACCATCTCGACTTCGCCAAAACGGCGAAAGATGAATTCGGCATTGAAGCGGTCGAGTACGTCAACCAGTTCTTCTTCGACAAAGCCAAAGACACCGACTATCTCGGCGAGATGAAGAAACGGGCCGCTGACAACGGCGTCCGCAGCGTGCTGATCATGGTCGACCGGGAAGGGAACCTTGGCGATCCCGATGACGCCAAGCGGACTCAGGCGATCGAAAATCATAAGAAGTGGGTCGAAGCGGCCGCCTTCCTCGGCTGTCACTCGGTTCGCGTCAACGCCGCCAGCGCAGGCACCTGGGACGAACAGGTGCAACTCGCCGCCGACGGCCTCTCGCGTCTCACGCAGTTCGCCGAAGAACACAATCTGTATGTGATCGTCGAGAATCACGGCGGTCTCTCTTCCAACGGCAAATGGCTGTCGGAAGTAATGCGTCGGGTCGACCATCCCCATTGCGGCACCCTGCCTGACTTTGGCAACTTCCGCATCAAGGAAGGGGAAATGTATGACCGCTACGAAGGGGTTGCCGAGCTGATGCCCTTCGCCAAAGCGGTCAGCGCCAAGGCGCACGACTTCGACGAACAGGGGAACGAGACCCATACCGACTATCTGCGAATGATGAAGATCGTGCTCGACAACGATTACCACGGCTTCGTCGGAATCGAATACGAAGGCAAACAACTGGACGAGTTCGAAGGAATTCGAAAGACCAAAGCGCTCCTCGAACGAGTCCGTGACGAGTTGGCGAAACAAAATGCCTGA
- a CDS encoding ROK family protein: MPDLFVGVDVGGTSVKCALSGPDGKVFHEGSIPTESHEGPEAVLKRIGDYVTFLTNDIGGRPAALGMGLPGLVDAHKGISRYLPNMTTHWRDVPAAAILGRQLGCEVRLLNDVRMATYGELIYGLGKPVNTMVFIAIGTGIGGGIVIDNKLRLGPLGAAGELGHQTIDPTGPLCGCGNHGCLETLASGTALAAEGIRLMLVGMAPALHDAVDGDPGKVTVEVMGAVAEQDEPVKQAIQHAAFYIAIGVANVVVAIHPELVVIGGGVAKLGDLLLGPIRHDVRARVGRLFPVDDIRIENSQLGSKAGVLGAIALAIHGLPA, from the coding sequence ATGCCTGATCTTTTTGTGGGTGTGGATGTCGGCGGCACTTCGGTGAAGTGCGCCCTGTCGGGCCCCGACGGCAAAGTGTTCCACGAAGGGAGTATTCCCACCGAATCGCACGAAGGACCAGAGGCGGTCCTCAAACGGATCGGCGACTACGTCACCTTCCTCACCAATGACATCGGCGGTCGCCCCGCTGCACTGGGGATGGGACTGCCCGGCCTGGTCGACGCCCATAAGGGGATCTCGCGCTATCTGCCGAACATGACGACGCACTGGCGCGACGTGCCTGCGGCCGCCATTCTCGGTCGGCAACTCGGCTGCGAAGTCCGCCTGCTCAATGACGTGCGGATGGCCACTTACGGCGAGCTCATCTACGGGCTGGGAAAACCGGTCAATACGATGGTCTTCATCGCCATCGGGACCGGCATCGGCGGCGGCATTGTCATCGACAACAAGCTGCGTCTCGGCCCCTTGGGTGCCGCCGGTGAACTCGGCCATCAGACGATCGATCCCACTGGTCCGCTCTGCGGGTGCGGTAATCACGGCTGCCTGGAAACGCTGGCGAGCGGCACGGCTCTCGCCGCCGAAGGAATCCGACTGATGCTGGTCGGCATGGCGCCGGCACTGCACGACGCAGTCGATGGAGATCCCGGCAAAGTCACTGTCGAAGTGATGGGGGCTGTGGCCGAGCAGGATGAGCCGGTCAAACAGGCGATCCAGCACGCCGCGTTCTACATCGCCATCGGCGTGGCGAATGTCGTCGTCGCGATCCACCCGGAACTCGTCGTCATCGGCGGCGGCGTGGCCAAACTCGGCGATCTCTTGCTCGGCCCTATCAGACACGATGTGCGTGCCAGAGTGGGCCGCTTGTTCCCGGTCGACGACATCCGGATCGAGAATTCTCAGCTTGGCAGCAAAGCCGGCGTACTGGGAGCGATTGCTCTCGCCATTCACGGATTGCCGGCGTGA
- a CDS encoding redoxin domain-containing protein — protein MPFRFAPYLWLGIVLFSSQVADARGMRGEHEPEDVLVEAPLKRPSLGLDLPKLSFPISGFDADSQAFFGQGIAALHGFWIFEAERNFREVIRRNPDNPMGFAFAAYAQTVFTSGDYDRGKDYMNAARDMHRRGKVLTETEVNWLNAIHALYDNSLGDKYARQLAHVARLREALESATDPDIKRETNAFLTVSIWYYSLNQPKVEEQESKTLRQEADRRIDDVLCDLPTHPIHHYKIHLWNDGSNEILGRPSARLAGITNPACAHQWHMAAHIYNPLNELRSAAYQFEAAHRVDNKYVGSLGLPPQIIHNYAHNASFMMDVLSDCGAVDRSLAISRNIIAGPRAFDIPLAYNDPVDSVADGLITLLETHLLWDEAYQFQQQGYFNGLFTREKNVGSKAKLLRLHGLVMLERGETEAAQKCLKQLTDLRHAQSKQEKQAGRIPEIQRQEKDLSYWLLVRESSEPNSLPKKTIDELLEMDVTPKHRVALLAWESGDVARAEEIARNDVKDRPAHVMPRAVLTFLLANQNKGDEARKSWETLKPLVHVPLTGAARSGLASVRGATPFLKQIETEFLAKQLIKPSELDAFYGIPQDGRAPTLAAWEKQNRPMAELGPLELSLPEMPVGTQAAGLWDEPKQLTTRVQKMLEQGIGPDDRLLVMFRMNAECPKCNSEQAALIDKWGDTFKELGVQLLIVYPDGSDLKVPAHVSAIKDPSLKIFKAFGAYDEFTDQPVHAVYLVEPGETIRWSARTFHAFDKWEGFVEETQRQKTLKWKTPQL, from the coding sequence ATGCCGTTCAGGTTCGCGCCGTACTTGTGGCTGGGGATCGTGCTTTTCTCCAGCCAGGTCGCAGACGCCCGGGGCATGCGCGGGGAGCATGAGCCGGAAGATGTGCTGGTCGAAGCCCCGCTCAAGCGCCCTTCGCTGGGGCTCGATCTCCCCAAGCTCTCGTTTCCGATTTCCGGATTCGACGCCGACTCGCAGGCGTTCTTCGGGCAGGGAATCGCCGCCCTGCATGGCTTCTGGATTTTCGAAGCCGAACGCAATTTCAGGGAAGTGATCCGTCGCAATCCCGACAATCCCATGGGGTTCGCATTCGCCGCGTACGCCCAGACGGTGTTCACTTCGGGCGATTATGATCGCGGCAAGGACTACATGAATGCCGCGCGGGACATGCACCGGCGCGGAAAAGTTCTCACCGAGACGGAAGTGAACTGGCTGAACGCCATTCACGCCCTGTACGACAACAGCCTGGGAGACAAGTACGCCCGACAACTGGCCCATGTCGCCCGACTGCGCGAGGCACTTGAGTCGGCGACCGACCCAGACATCAAACGTGAGACGAACGCGTTTCTCACGGTCTCGATCTGGTACTACAGCCTGAATCAACCGAAGGTAGAAGAACAGGAAAGCAAAACCCTGCGTCAGGAAGCGGATCGACGCATTGACGACGTGCTGTGCGACCTACCCACGCACCCGATTCACCATTACAAGATCCATTTGTGGAACGACGGCTCGAATGAAATTCTCGGACGGCCGTCGGCCAGGCTGGCGGGGATTACGAATCCGGCCTGTGCGCATCAGTGGCACATGGCGGCTCACATTTATAACCCGCTGAATGAACTGCGTTCCGCCGCCTATCAGTTTGAAGCGGCGCATCGGGTCGACAACAAGTACGTCGGCTCGCTCGGCCTGCCGCCGCAGATCATTCACAACTATGCCCACAACGCCAGCTTCATGATGGACGTGCTGAGCGACTGCGGCGCGGTCGATCGGTCGCTTGCCATCAGCCGCAATATCATCGCCGGACCTCGGGCGTTCGATATTCCGCTGGCTTACAACGATCCGGTCGATTCCGTCGCCGACGGCCTGATCACGCTGTTGGAGACGCATCTGCTCTGGGACGAGGCGTACCAATTTCAGCAGCAGGGGTACTTCAACGGACTGTTCACGCGCGAGAAGAACGTCGGCAGCAAAGCGAAACTGCTGCGGCTGCACGGGCTGGTAATGCTGGAACGGGGTGAGACTGAGGCTGCCCAGAAATGTTTGAAGCAGTTGACCGACCTGCGACATGCCCAGTCGAAACAGGAAAAACAGGCCGGTCGCATTCCGGAGATTCAACGTCAGGAAAAGGATCTGAGCTATTGGCTGCTGGTGCGGGAATCGAGCGAGCCGAATTCTTTGCCGAAGAAGACCATCGACGAACTGCTTGAAATGGACGTCACGCCGAAGCACCGGGTGGCGCTGCTGGCGTGGGAGTCGGGAGATGTCGCTCGAGCGGAAGAGATTGCCCGGAATGACGTGAAAGACCGACCGGCGCATGTGATGCCGCGGGCCGTGCTGACGTTTTTGCTGGCGAATCAGAACAAAGGGGATGAAGCACGCAAAAGCTGGGAGACGCTGAAGCCGCTGGTGCATGTGCCGCTGACAGGCGCAGCGAGGTCCGGCCTGGCATCCGTTCGGGGAGCGACGCCGTTTCTCAAGCAGATTGAAACGGAGTTTCTGGCGAAGCAGCTCATCAAGCCGTCTGAGCTGGATGCGTTCTATGGCATCCCACAAGATGGACGAGCGCCGACGCTCGCAGCTTGGGAGAAACAGAACCGCCCAATGGCGGAGCTCGGGCCGCTGGAGCTGAGCCTGCCCGAGATGCCAGTGGGAACCCAGGCAGCAGGTCTCTGGGATGAGCCAAAGCAACTGACAACACGCGTCCAAAAAATGCTCGAACAGGGGATCGGTCCTGACGACCGCCTGCTGGTGATGTTCCGCATGAATGCAGAGTGCCCGAAGTGCAATTCGGAGCAGGCGGCCCTGATCGACAAATGGGGCGACACGTTCAAGGAACTGGGCGTTCAACTGTTGATCGTCTACCCCGACGGCAGCGATCTGAAAGTCCCCGCCCATGTTTCAGCAATCAAAGATCCATCGCTGAAGATCTTCAAAGCTTTTGGAGCCTACGATGAATTCACCGACCAACCGGTGCATGCCGTGTACCTGGTTGAGCCGGGCGAAACCATCCGCTGGAGCGCCCGCACCTTCCACGCCTTCGACAAATGGGAAGGCTTCGTGGAAGAGACGCAACGGCAGAAGACCCTGAAGTGGAAGACGCCGCAGCTATGA
- a CDS encoding sugar phosphate isomerase/epimerase family protein, with amino-acid sequence MKFAICQELFEGWDWERQCRFMSETGYDGVEIAPFTLAPTAGQVTAAQREEIKSVAAQYGVQIIGLHWLLAKTTGFHLTTADKAVRDRTADYLAELGDLCADLGGTLMVLGSPQQRSLQPGVSKQQALDNAIEVLNRALPRLGDRGVDLLLEPLTTKETDFMNSCDEAGEIIRAIDHPNLALHQDVKAMLGEDKPIPEIIRDHAGITRHFHANDGNLRGPGMGPIDFIPIFRALQSTGYDGYVSVEVFDYTPGAENTAIESLRYMRDVWNKVQHGE; translated from the coding sequence ATGAAGTTCGCCATCTGTCAGGAACTGTTCGAAGGCTGGGACTGGGAGCGACAGTGCCGCTTCATGAGCGAAACCGGTTACGACGGCGTCGAGATTGCACCATTTACACTGGCCCCCACCGCAGGTCAGGTGACCGCTGCGCAGCGTGAAGAGATCAAATCGGTCGCCGCGCAATATGGAGTGCAGATCATCGGCCTGCACTGGCTGCTGGCGAAGACGACCGGCTTTCACCTCACCACCGCCGACAAAGCCGTCCGCGATCGGACGGCCGACTACCTGGCCGAACTGGGTGACCTGTGCGCCGACCTCGGCGGGACGCTGATGGTGCTGGGCTCGCCGCAGCAGCGGAGTCTGCAGCCAGGCGTCTCCAAACAACAGGCTCTCGACAACGCAATCGAAGTCCTCAACCGGGCACTACCGCGACTGGGCGACCGGGGGGTCGACCTGCTGCTCGAGCCGCTGACGACCAAAGAGACCGACTTCATGAACAGTTGCGATGAAGCGGGGGAGATCATCCGAGCCATCGATCATCCCAATTTGGCGCTGCACCAGGACGTCAAAGCGATGCTGGGGGAAGACAAGCCAATTCCAGAGATCATCCGCGATCACGCCGGCATTACCCGTCATTTCCACGCCAACGACGGCAACCTCCGCGGGCCGGGGATGGGACCAATCGACTTCATCCCGATTTTTCGAGCACTGCAGTCGACCGGCTACGACGGCTACGTCTCCGTCGAGGTCTTTGACTACACCCCTGGTGCGGAAAACACGGCCATCGAAAGCCTGCGGTATATGCGGGACGTGTGGAATAAGGTGCAGCACGGGGAGTGA